One Halodesulfovibrio sp. DNA window includes the following coding sequences:
- a CDS encoding ABC transporter permease subunit has protein sequence MRFQERVFTLFCWLCVLLTTVGVLGFIAFLVHHGGETISLSLFFEETPPLDAIFRFAPVWDGIWPACFGTLSIIALAGITAIPLGIFCGIYLNEFGHDRWSNIFAFCMEVLAGIPSILIGLFGFALILFLRHTIMPDAKTCLLLSGFCMGLLTLPYMVQATQSSLAGVSDDLRLMGASLGFSKGQTIRHILLPSASEGIMSGIILSIGRAAEDTAVIMLTGAVANAGLPRSLFDTYEALPFFIYTTAAEYQTHEELQRGFGAALVLLAVSTSLFLLAHKLHTTMKNRWRQG, from the coding sequence ATGAGATTTCAAGAGCGAGTTTTCACCCTTTTTTGCTGGCTGTGTGTGCTTCTAACAACGGTTGGGGTGCTTGGTTTTATTGCATTTCTTGTACATCATGGGGGAGAGACAATTAGCCTGTCTCTCTTTTTTGAAGAAACACCGCCACTGGATGCTATTTTCCGCTTTGCTCCAGTTTGGGACGGCATATGGCCTGCATGTTTTGGCACACTTTCCATTATTGCGCTTGCAGGAATAACAGCTATCCCCCTTGGCATCTTCTGCGGTATCTACCTTAATGAATTCGGACACGACCGCTGGAGTAATATATTCGCATTTTGTATGGAAGTGCTCGCAGGAATACCATCTATTCTTATCGGGTTATTTGGATTCGCACTCATTCTTTTTTTACGACACACAATTATGCCTGATGCAAAAACATGCCTTCTGCTCTCCGGTTTTTGCATGGGACTACTCACACTCCCCTATATGGTACAAGCAACGCAATCGTCTCTGGCTGGCGTGTCCGACGATTTACGCCTCATGGGAGCCAGTTTAGGCTTTTCCAAAGGACAAACCATACGGCATATTTTACTCCCTTCTGCCAGTGAAGGGATTATGAGCGGCATCATTTTATCTATTGGCAGAGCCGCTGAAGATACCGCTGTAATCATGCTGACTGGCGCTGTGGCAAACGCTGGACTTCCAAGAAGTCTGTTCGATACATACGAAGCCTTACCATTTTTTATCTATACAACAGCAGCTGAATACCAAACGCACGAGGAACTACAACGTGGCTTCGGGGCTGCACTAGTTCTGCTTGCAGTAAGCACAAGTCTTTTTCTGCTAGCACACAAGCTTCACACAACAATGAAAAACCGTTGGAGACAAGGATGA
- a CDS encoding phosphate ABC transporter ATP-binding protein: protein MSSIISFNNVTVSFQGNPSVSDISFDVKPDELTVLVGRSGSGKSTLLRAVNKLNDCFDGCTTQGSIVVRIGGEAVEITSPKTDPNFLRSRVGMVFQTPNVLPVSIERNLLLPQKLVRGTSDYNARKNMERVLDEVGLLEEVKDRLPAAATTLSGGQQQRLCLARALALEPEILLLDEPTASVDHKSSKLIEELLLRLAPTLPMLVVSHSLAQTRSLADRVFLVRQGGIAGSWNRKHDSDAALDNLLYTTF, encoded by the coding sequence ATGAGTTCCATCATATCTTTTAACAATGTAACTGTATCCTTTCAGGGAAATCCATCGGTTTCAGATATAAGTTTCGACGTAAAACCGGACGAGCTTACCGTTCTTGTCGGGCGTTCAGGCTCAGGAAAATCCACCCTTCTTAGAGCAGTAAACAAATTGAACGATTGTTTTGACGGATGCACAACCCAAGGCAGCATTGTTGTTCGCATTGGTGGAGAAGCTGTCGAAATAACCTCCCCAAAAACTGATCCCAATTTCTTACGAAGCAGAGTCGGAATGGTTTTTCAAACGCCAAACGTGCTTCCAGTCTCAATTGAACGCAACCTGTTGCTTCCACAAAAACTTGTACGTGGAACAAGCGATTATAACGCTCGCAAAAACATGGAAAGAGTCCTTGATGAAGTAGGCTTGCTTGAAGAGGTTAAGGACAGATTACCAGCAGCTGCTACGACACTTTCCGGCGGTCAACAGCAACGACTTTGTCTTGCCAGAGCTCTCGCACTTGAGCCGGAAATCCTGCTACTGGACGAGCCTACAGCCTCAGTTGATCATAAATCATCCAAGCTTATTGAAGAGCTTCTGTTACGACTGGCACCAACCCTGCCTATGCTGGTAGTCTCCCATAGCCTTGCGCAAACACGATCACTTGCTGACCGTGTATTTCTAGTGCGCCAAGGGGGTATTGCTGGCTCATGGAATCGTAAGCACGACAGCGACGCCGCGCTAGACAACCTTCTTTATACGACGTTTTAA
- a CDS encoding site-specific integrase: protein MLCEINELKKEGNGYYYANFEYEDRIINKSLKTRDVIEAVHKLYLLLKEYEDDDETSLRLSEALNRAYEERYKEYADSRTPCAHIEKIISIIGDMKLKDISARHLNEIQNTLKREGKTKTTINRYMAHLSVIFTLAKEEWEVLSTSPRVRKHREKGSRTYILNMEDEKRLFSWFNRHKPLTNNGTALDGWHYADFMMVLLHTGLRLSEGIMLRVGDIQGDRLNVRAENAKSHVARTVPLSLEAQQILVRRSEGLEEPEAFLFDGMKKDTAGMRMRLAKAALKLDHTDLGWHSLRHTCATRLLRAGADIVTVQSWLGHADIMTTRRYLKLVDGALDEALVNMLKMFGGKKEE from the coding sequence ATGCTTTGTGAAATTAATGAACTTAAAAAGGAAGGGAATGGGTATTACTATGCAAATTTTGAATATGAAGATAGAATTATAAATAAAAGTCTTAAAACTCGTGATGTAATTGAGGCAGTGCATAAGTTATATTTGTTGTTAAAAGAATATGAAGATGACGATGAAACATCACTGAGGCTTTCTGAGGCGTTAAATCGTGCCTATGAAGAGCGTTATAAAGAATATGCTGACTCAAGAACCCCTTGTGCTCATATTGAAAAGATAATTTCGATAATTGGAGATATGAAGTTGAAAGATATTTCTGCAAGGCATCTTAATGAAATCCAAAATACTTTAAAAAGAGAAGGAAAAACAAAGACAACTATAAATAGGTATATGGCTCACTTAAGCGTGATTTTTACTCTTGCAAAAGAAGAGTGGGAAGTTCTGAGCACTAGTCCTAGGGTCAGAAAGCATCGAGAGAAAGGGAGTAGGACTTATATTCTTAATATGGAAGATGAGAAGCGGCTTTTCAGTTGGTTTAATAGGCATAAGCCGTTGACGAATAATGGGACTGCACTAGATGGATGGCATTATGCAGATTTTATGATGGTATTGCTTCACACTGGTCTGAGGTTATCTGAAGGGATTATGCTTCGTGTTGGAGATATACAGGGTGACCGGTTAAATGTTCGGGCTGAAAATGCAAAAAGTCATGTTGCTCGAACAGTTCCTTTGTCATTAGAAGCGCAACAAATTTTGGTACGTCGTAGTGAAGGGCTTGAAGAGCCAGAAGCATTTTTGTTCGATGGCATGAAGAAGGATACAGCAGGAATGAGGATGCGATTAGCGAAGGCTGCTTTGAAATTAGACCATACCGATCTAGGTTGGCATTCGTTGCGCCATACCTGTGCCACTCGGCTGTTACGTGCTGGCGCTGATATTGTGACAGTTCAAAGCTGGCTTGGTCATGCTGATATAATGACTACACGTAGGTACTTGAAATTAGTCGATGGTGCTTTGGATGAGGCTTTGGTTAATATGCTTAAAATGTTTGGGGGAAAGAAGGAAGAATAG
- a CDS encoding restriction endonuclease subunit S — MGQENIPSLRFSLFHDSWIKSKIKEIGKIKSGATPSRSKGAIYFTQTGGIPWLKTLDLTNGIIHSTSEALTELGLEETSCSLLPKGTVLIAMYGGFNQIGRTGLLNFDAAINQAISGITLDTKKIIPQFLLAYLNHNVKKWRRVAASSRKDPNITKADVENFVITHPSLLEQEKIANFLSDVDVKIENLAKQKECMQQYKKGCMQKLFSKEIRFKDDDGNAFPDWEEKTVGDILTESKIKGSTGDNARKLTVKLWRNGVFAKNEVRAGSENTQYYVRKKNQFIYSKLDFLNCAFGIIPEELDGYESTVDLPCFEISPLASPAFLLERISQKNFYKKFGEKADGSRKAKRIHAATFLEMPIQIPMLAEQEKITNFLSDIDEKIDSLDKQLEAIKEFKKGLLQGMFV; from the coding sequence ATGGGACAAGAAAATATTCCTTCGCTTCGTTTTTCACTCTTCCACGACAGTTGGATAAAAAGCAAAATAAAAGAGATAGGAAAAATCAAATCCGGTGCCACTCCCTCTCGTAGTAAAGGAGCTATCTACTTCACTCAGACAGGAGGGATACCTTGGCTAAAAACTCTAGACCTAACTAACGGCATAATTCATAGCACAAGTGAAGCACTTACAGAACTTGGTCTTGAAGAAACATCATGCTCACTACTTCCCAAAGGAACAGTCTTAATCGCCATGTATGGAGGTTTTAATCAAATTGGTCGTACTGGGCTTTTAAATTTTGACGCTGCCATAAACCAAGCTATCTCAGGAATTACTCTCGACACAAAAAAAATCATCCCCCAATTCCTGTTAGCTTATCTCAACCACAACGTAAAAAAATGGAGACGGGTAGCGGCTAGTAGCCGAAAAGACCCTAACATAACAAAGGCAGATGTCGAGAATTTCGTAATTACTCACCCATCCCTTCTCGAACAAGAAAAGATTGCAAACTTCCTGTCCGACGTAGATGTTAAGATTGAAAACTTAGCAAAGCAAAAGGAATGTATGCAGCAATACAAGAAAGGCTGTATGCAGAAGCTATTCTCGAAAGAAATCCGTTTCAAGGACGATGACGGCAATGCGTTTCCTGATTGGGAAGAAAAAACGGTAGGAGACATTCTTACTGAAAGTAAAATCAAAGGTAGTACCGGAGATAATGCCAGAAAACTTACGGTTAAGCTCTGGCGTAATGGTGTATTTGCAAAGAATGAAGTACGCGCTGGTAGTGAAAACACACAATACTATGTCCGTAAAAAAAATCAGTTCATATATAGCAAACTGGACTTCTTAAACTGTGCTTTTGGCATCATCCCCGAAGAATTAGACGGATATGAATCCACTGTTGATTTGCCTTGTTTTGAAATTTCACCTTTAGCTTCTCCAGCATTTTTACTGGAAAGAATTTCTCAAAAGAACTTCTATAAAAAATTCGGTGAGAAAGCTGACGGAAGCCGAAAAGCAAAAAGAATTCATGCTGCAACATTTCTTGAAATGCCAATACAAATTCCTATGTTAGCAGAGCAGGAAAAAATAACCAACTTCCTCTCAGACATCGACGAAAAAATTGACTCTCTCGACAAGCAACTCGAAGCTATAAAAGAATTTAAGAAAGGCTTACTACAAGGAATGTTTGTTTAG
- a CDS encoding ABC transporter permease subunit, producing the protein MNHQIKNSPSLWLFLCRSSAALSAAIVLCIFAFLLWFCLPLLHIEALSNLLTWDWRPFQGHFGILPMVVGSLLLATSALLVAFPISIGICCFVHGMGPPILARYALRIIKLMTSIPTVVYGFVGVFVLVPFIRDIFQHGSGFSWLAATIGLAVLSMPTIVLMLHSQFALVEQKITLTAMALGLNPAQRLLYFVLPASRKGFAAAAVLGFGRAIGDTMIPLMLAGNAPQVPGSIFDSLRAMSAHIALVVAADSQSLAYLSLFACGLILFLNTILVNLGLKLLGYTTGNQR; encoded by the coding sequence ATGAATCATCAAATAAAAAACTCACCATCGCTGTGGCTTTTTCTTTGCCGTAGCTCTGCTGCACTCTCCGCAGCTATTGTCCTCTGCATCTTCGCATTCTTACTATGGTTTTGCCTGCCTCTGCTGCACATAGAAGCTCTATCTAATTTGCTGACATGGGACTGGCGACCTTTTCAAGGGCATTTTGGCATCCTGCCTATGGTTGTCGGCTCGCTACTGTTAGCCACCTCTGCTCTCCTTGTTGCCTTCCCAATTTCAATTGGCATTTGCTGTTTTGTACACGGAATGGGACCTCCTATACTCGCCCGTTATGCACTGCGAATTATAAAACTTATGACCAGCATACCAACCGTTGTATACGGGTTTGTTGGTGTTTTTGTTTTGGTTCCTTTTATTCGCGACATATTTCAGCATGGAAGCGGATTTTCTTGGTTGGCGGCAACAATCGGCTTAGCAGTGTTAAGTATGCCGACCATTGTGCTCATGCTGCATAGCCAGTTTGCTCTTGTAGAACAAAAAATAACACTCACAGCTATGGCGCTTGGCTTAAATCCAGCACAACGGCTTTTGTACTTTGTACTGCCAGCATCACGGAAAGGATTCGCAGCCGCAGCCGTACTAGGATTTGGTAGAGCAATCGGTGACACCATGATCCCGCTTATGCTGGCAGGCAACGCTCCGCAGGTTCCGGGATCTATTTTTGATTCACTACGAGCAATGTCAGCACACATCGCCTTGGTTGTTGCAGCAGACAGTCAAAGCCTTGCCTATTTATCTCTTTTTGCGTGCGGCTTAATCTTGTTTTTGAACACAATTCTAGTCAATCTGGGTTTGAAACTGCTTGGGTACACTACAGGAAACCAACGATGA
- a CDS encoding type I restriction-modification system subunit M: MSPEQRKLHQKLWDIADELRGSMNPDEFKNYILGFIFFKFLSEKIDYTLNEVLKDDGMTFTEVWKSGDEELQEALKDESIKILGYFLEPEYLFHHFVEQIDKGEFILDDLSKALKKVEDSTQGEDSEDDFMGLFDDVDLTSVKLGKTVEAKNKKIGKIFAKLAELDFRIEDSEADILGDAYEYLIGQFASGAGKKAGEFYTPQEVSSILARIVTQNKTRISSAYDPTCGSGSLLLRIAREGHVDVGHFYGQENNSTTHSLARMNMLLHDVKFDQFDIQQGDTLEDPLHGSKKFEAVVANPPFSAKWSASNLFLSDERFAQYGKLAPKTKADFAFVQHMLYHLDDKGTMAVVLPHGVLFRGAAEGVIRKYLITEKNWLDAVIGLPANIFFGTSIPTCILVFKKCREQSDNIMFIDASNDFEKVKTQNKLLPEHIEKIIETYTERKDVDKYAYIASMEEIAENDYNLNIPRYVDTFEEEEPVDLAAVVAELNTLQAATANLDSSILKNCQELGIPAPVFMCKGE, encoded by the coding sequence ATGAGTCCTGAACAACGCAAGCTGCACCAAAAATTGTGGGACATCGCTGACGAGCTTCGTGGCAGCATGAACCCTGATGAATTTAAAAACTACATCCTCGGCTTCATCTTCTTTAAGTTCCTTTCTGAAAAGATTGATTACACCCTTAACGAAGTGCTCAAAGATGATGGCATGACCTTCACTGAAGTATGGAAAAGTGGCGATGAAGAACTACAGGAAGCGTTGAAAGACGAATCCATCAAAATCCTTGGCTACTTTCTTGAGCCTGAATACCTCTTTCATCACTTCGTTGAGCAGATAGACAAAGGCGAGTTCATTCTGGACGACCTTTCCAAGGCTTTGAAAAAGGTTGAAGACTCTACTCAGGGCGAAGACTCAGAAGACGACTTTATGGGACTCTTCGATGATGTAGACCTTACCTCTGTAAAACTTGGTAAGACCGTTGAAGCTAAGAACAAAAAGATAGGCAAAATTTTTGCTAAGCTAGCAGAACTGGACTTCCGCATTGAAGACAGTGAAGCCGATATTCTTGGCGATGCTTACGAATACCTTATTGGTCAATTTGCATCCGGCGCGGGCAAAAAAGCTGGAGAATTCTACACTCCGCAAGAAGTAAGTTCTATTCTCGCACGCATCGTTACGCAGAATAAAACACGTATCAGCAGCGCATATGACCCAACATGCGGCTCTGGCTCTTTGCTGCTTCGTATTGCCCGTGAAGGACATGTAGATGTTGGACACTTCTACGGACAAGAGAACAACTCTACCACCCACAGCCTTGCTCGAATGAACATGCTGCTGCACGATGTTAAGTTTGACCAGTTCGACATTCAGCAAGGGGATACGTTAGAAGACCCACTGCATGGCTCTAAGAAGTTTGAAGCAGTTGTTGCCAACCCTCCTTTCTCTGCAAAATGGTCAGCATCTAACTTATTCCTTTCTGATGAACGCTTTGCTCAGTACGGTAAGCTTGCACCAAAAACCAAAGCAGACTTTGCCTTTGTCCAGCATATGCTCTACCACCTCGACGACAAGGGCACCATGGCTGTAGTTCTGCCGCACGGAGTTCTCTTCCGTGGAGCTGCTGAAGGTGTTATCCGCAAATACCTCATCACAGAAAAGAACTGGCTCGATGCTGTTATCGGCTTACCTGCAAACATCTTTTTTGGCACTAGCATCCCTACCTGTATTCTTGTGTTCAAAAAATGCCGTGAACAGTCTGACAACATTATGTTCATTGATGCATCCAATGACTTTGAAAAAGTCAAAACACAAAATAAACTTCTCCCAGAGCATATTGAAAAGATTATTGAGACCTACACAGAACGTAAGGATGTAGACAAATATGCTTACATAGCCTCAATGGAGGAAATTGCAGAAAACGACTACAACCTCAACATTCCTCGCTACGTAGACACCTTTGAAGAAGAAGAGCCTGTAGACCTTGCAGCTGTAGTTGCAGAGTTAAACACCCTGCAAGCTGCTACAGCAAACTTAGACAGCAGTATCCTGAAAAATTGTCAGGAGCTTGGTATTCCTGCGCCTGTATTTATGTGTAAGGGAGAATAG
- a CDS encoding metallophosphoesterase — MRIVAMSDWNESKPQDVLSAVESLAPDCFIFAGDGLPTISKKTVTDIRDATKLKKFLYVQGNHDLEIETWWGQLSGVECLNNKLVLVNGIPIVGYSGISNKSHFHSSVHGHWVFCREKNLEKDLYSLLEGMNGRAILVTHMPPHGVLDFRFGIGHLGSRALKRVVEKKVPLVHIFGHIHSFGGAKRKFKSTHCFNVASFEKETSARIVAIDITAKSLTGFHVQAVPSSSSSDLLLLYNISQAQTLDEIKRIRCVPSKEKKQSYFSVDTDKRMLRLRLPQIAQCMKEKVGGRISPNIVRELDELERSPFTRVSVRNFFLNECLPWPKGLTPRLMLDYYDSGVSPRKESSPTRLLEGAGSRSRNAARKFILEKICIETGRYCVDVDRLYKLPAVASSFFSAKWIPDSDNIIAASLVTEQGLVKFTKEKKIKTVERKVQKEARGSLVTLGKGYKSYFDFEDVINFSHVFFEAVGVGNKRKNFSTLSEITQLILGGDISYAPQFILDSELKKNLSITLHFLDCADKEFLHSLLTKCCVSEALLMRDASTAFGGSSKLSKKHFVLCRFDFESNEVCIQE, encoded by the coding sequence ATGCGAATAGTTGCGATGTCCGATTGGAATGAAAGCAAACCGCAGGACGTTCTTTCTGCCGTTGAAAGTTTAGCGCCAGATTGTTTTATTTTTGCTGGTGATGGACTTCCGACTATAAGCAAAAAAACTGTAACAGACATACGTGATGCAACTAAGCTTAAAAAATTTTTATACGTACAAGGGAATCATGACCTTGAGATAGAAACATGGTGGGGACAATTGAGCGGAGTTGAGTGCTTGAACAATAAACTTGTCTTAGTAAATGGGATTCCCATTGTTGGCTACTCAGGGATAAGCAATAAGTCTCATTTTCATTCAAGCGTCCATGGCCATTGGGTGTTCTGCCGAGAGAAGAATTTAGAAAAAGATTTATATAGCCTTCTTGAAGGTATGAATGGACGAGCAATTTTAGTTACGCATATGCCTCCGCATGGAGTACTTGATTTTAGGTTTGGTATTGGTCATTTGGGGTCAAGAGCTTTAAAGAGAGTTGTCGAGAAGAAAGTTCCTCTCGTACATATTTTTGGTCATATTCACTCCTTTGGTGGAGCTAAAAGGAAATTCAAGTCGACTCATTGCTTTAATGTTGCTTCTTTCGAGAAGGAGACCTCTGCTAGAATAGTTGCCATAGATATAACAGCCAAAAGTCTAACAGGCTTTCACGTACAGGCTGTTCCTTCCAGTAGTTCAAGCGACTTGTTGCTATTATATAATATTTCCCAAGCACAGACTTTAGATGAAATTAAACGGATAAGGTGTGTGCCGAGTAAAGAAAAAAAACAGTCTTACTTTTCCGTTGATACGGACAAAAGAATGTTGCGGCTAAGATTGCCTCAAATTGCTCAGTGTATGAAAGAAAAAGTAGGCGGTAGAATTAGTCCTAATATAGTTCGTGAACTCGATGAGCTTGAGCGTTCACCATTTACGCGAGTGAGCGTGCGTAATTTTTTTTTGAATGAGTGCCTTCCTTGGCCAAAAGGGTTAACCCCAAGGTTGATGCTTGATTATTATGATAGTGGTGTAAGTCCCCGTAAAGAAAGTTCTCCTACACGTTTGTTGGAAGGTGCTGGTTCTCGGTCTAGAAATGCTGCCAGAAAATTTATTCTTGAAAAAATTTGTATTGAAACAGGTAGATACTGTGTAGATGTTGACAGGTTGTATAAACTACCTGCAGTAGCTTCTAGTTTTTTTTCGGCAAAGTGGATTCCTGATTCTGACAATATTATTGCGGCATCGCTAGTTACTGAGCAAGGGCTTGTTAAGTTTACGAAAGAGAAAAAAATAAAGACTGTAGAGCGAAAAGTACAAAAAGAAGCTAGAGGCTCCCTTGTGACTTTGGGCAAAGGTTATAAATCATATTTTGATTTTGAGGACGTAATAAATTTCAGTCATGTTTTTTTTGAGGCTGTTGGGGTTGGCAATAAGAGAAAGAATTTTTCTACGTTGAGTGAAATTACTCAGTTGATTTTGGGTGGTGACATTTCTTATGCTCCTCAATTTATATTAGATTCAGAGTTAAAAAAGAATCTTTCAATCACGCTACATTTTTTGGATTGTGCAGATAAAGAGTTTCTACATTCGTTGCTAACTAAGTGTTGCGTCAGCGAGGCTCTTTTAATGAGAGATGCTTCTACGGCCTTTGGAGGTAGTTCGAAACTATCTAAAAAACATTTTGTGCTTTGTCGTTTTGATTTTGAAAGTAATGAGGTCTGCATTCAAGAATAG
- a CDS encoding phosphate ABC transporter substrate-binding protein, translating into MKRLSSLFFLALLCCAFCFQSAFANGVDDFKGKKGTISIAGGTAHIPVMKKAAKKIMTANPDIRITIAGGGSGVGIQKVGEGLVNIGNSGRKASDAEQSKYGLVLFPFAIDGVATVMHADNPIKNVTSEQVRAIFAGTITNWKEIGGNDAPINLYCRDESSGTRAVYWKKLLKKGAVATSANIVPSNGAMKSAVSRDPNAIGYVSIGHLDSSVKAPNLDGVVVTQETAKNGQYPVVRKLYMNTKGNPTGIVKSFVDFITSPVSHDIIKSSGYIPM; encoded by the coding sequence ATGAAACGGTTATCTTCTCTTTTCTTTCTTGCACTGCTCTGTTGTGCATTCTGCTTCCAGTCTGCTTTTGCAAACGGTGTAGATGACTTTAAAGGCAAAAAAGGAACTATTTCCATTGCTGGCGGTACAGCTCACATCCCTGTCATGAAAAAAGCTGCTAAAAAAATCATGACAGCTAATCCGGATATTCGCATTACAATCGCTGGCGGCGGCTCTGGTGTTGGTATTCAGAAAGTGGGTGAAGGTCTGGTAAATATCGGTAACTCCGGTCGTAAAGCGAGTGATGCAGAACAGTCTAAATACGGTCTTGTTCTGTTCCCATTTGCAATTGATGGTGTTGCAACAGTAATGCATGCAGATAACCCTATCAAAAACGTAACCAGCGAACAGGTTCGTGCTATTTTTGCTGGTACTATCACCAACTGGAAAGAAATTGGCGGCAACGATGCTCCAATCAACTTATACTGCCGTGATGAATCTAGTGGCACTCGTGCTGTTTACTGGAAAAAACTCCTCAAAAAAGGCGCAGTAGCTACTTCTGCTAACATTGTTCCTTCAAACGGTGCAATGAAGTCTGCTGTTTCCCGCGATCCGAATGCTATCGGCTATGTTTCCATTGGTCACCTTGACTCCAGCGTTAAAGCTCCAAACCTCGACGGCGTTGTTGTTACTCAGGAAACCGCTAAAAATGGACAGTACCCTGTAGTGCGTAAACTTTACATGAACACAAAAGGCAACCCTACTGGTATTGTGAAGAGCTTTGTAGACTTCATTACCAGCCCTGTTTCTCACGATATTATCAAGTCTAGCGGCTACATCCCTATGTAG